The sequence ATCTCTGAGATCAGCATCCCGGCGATCCCTTTAGGGCGTGGACCCTTCTCTTTCGCTCTAACCTCTTCGATGAGCGACCGGAAGGGATCTCTCCTTCCCTCGGGATTGTAAGAGAAGTACTTTCCTGTTATCACTTCTTCCTTCTCCTGTATGATCTTCTCTATGGCCTTTTCCTTCTCTTTTTCCTCTTCAGAGGGTTTGGCGATGACCTCCCCCTTTCCTTCCTCCTGAGCAAGCGCGACGAGACACGGGGAAAAGAGGAGAAGGATGATTAAAACAAACAGAGACATGAAGGATCTTGTCTTATCATTCTTCATTTTTTTATTTCCTTTTTCTCTTTTTCACTTTCTTCTATATAGATGAAAGTCGTAGCTATGAATGATGACTTGATGGTCTTGACGCTTCCGCCCCAGACTGCATTGATAAGCACATTCGTGATGTTGACGATTCTCGAGTATTTTCCGATCTGATCGAAGAAGATCCCCAGGTCATGGTAACCGCCGATGATCTCCATCTTGATTGGAAATTCCTTATAGAATTCCTGCTGCTTGAACGATTCCGGGTCGAAGAGCTTTAGCTCCAGGTTGGCCCTGTCCGCCAGGCTCTTGATATCCTTCAGGAGGTCTCCCGTCTCTGGCTCCGTCGGGAGGATCTGCCGCAGATATCCAAGCTTCTCTTCTAGGTTGGCGATCTCCCTTTCGAATTCCGGCAGCTTGGCTTCGATGGCTTGCCCTTTCTTGATCTCCTGCTGTTTCTTTTCGAGCTTTGCCTGCATATCATTGATATCTTTGTTCATCTCGGAGAAGTTCGGATAGAAACGCCAGGCGATGAGGATGACTGCGGCCGAAAGGGCGAGAACCAGAACGAGTTTGCCCCAATAGGGAAGATTTTTTAACATGTCTTTTCCTCGCTCAACTATGTATTTATGACTACATCTCCTTGGTTGCTTCCTGAGGTTGTTTCCCTTCAGGTACGAACGTGCAGCTCAGCTGGAAAGATACACCCTCAGGAATCTCCTTCGTCTGCCCGAGGCTGACGTTGTTGAAATAAGCAGACTGGTTCAGGTTGTTGTAAAAGTTGGAAACGGCCGTGTAAGTCGTTGCCTTGCCATTGAGAGTGATTACATTGCTCTTCTCGGAGAGTGAATCCAGCCATAGGAAATCGGGAAGGTTCCTGCTTATCTGGTCGAGAATAAGGACCGGAACGGTCTGATTCTTTTTGAGTTGCAGTATGATGTTGACCTTTCTCTCGAGCAGGTCGCGCCTCTTCTGATAAAGATCCCCTTTTTTCCGGACTTCTTCCAGCCTCTTTAGCTCCTTGTCAGCCCTCTCGTTCTCGGCTTTGAGCCTCCGTGTCTGCCTGTCAAGAGAGTAATACCATCCAGCCACTACGATGAAAGATAAAACGATGATGCCGATCAGGATGAGTCCTCTCCACCACCCTTCTCCCCGCTCAATGGTTATGATTGGAGCCCTTTCCTTTGCTGGCCTTCTCTCCGCCAGCAGATTTATCTTTATCATTTTTCTCCTGCCTTTCTTAATGCAAGTCCTACGGCAACACAAGCGGATGATGCCATCTTGTTGAGCAGTTCAGGAGGGAAATCCCTGGTATTGGCTATTATCTTCCTGAAAGGGTTGAGGATCTCCACGGAGACCCCGAACCGGTCCGTGAAGGCCTGCCTGAAATTGTAGATCTGCGAGGCGCCACCTGTCACCACGATCTTGCTGATGGCTTCATCGATGGCCGTTGTTGCTTTAAAGAAATCGACCGTCTTCTGAATTTCACTGATAACGTCGGATGTCACGGAAGAGATTATGGGGAAGACGCTCTCGAATGAGACCTTTTCAAGGTCCTCGCCGCATTTTAATTTTTCGGCCTGTTCCGCCGTCAGGTTCAGCTCTTTCTGGATGGCATCGGTATACTGATTGCCACCGATGGATATGTCTCTCCAGAATACAGAGTTGGCTCCTTTCATTATGACGATTGTCGTCACGCTGGCGCCCATATCGATAAGAGCGATGTTATCCTGGGGTTCGACATCGTAATTGGCCTCATAGGCGTTCTGAAGGGCAAAGGCATCCACATCGACGACGAGGGGATTCAGACCTGCCTGACTGAGGACGCTCACGTAATCGTTGATCCTCTCCTTCTTGACGGCGGCAAGGAGGACATCCATGTTCCCCTCGCCGGACAGACTGACACCTTCCAAGATCTGGTAATCGATGTTGACATCCTCGATATCAAAAGGAATGTACTGTTCGGCCTCCCACCGGATTGACTCCGCTAGTTCTTCCTTGCTCATCACGGGAAGGGAGATCCTCTTGATGATGACGGAATGACCGGAGAGAGCGGTAGCCAAATTCTTGTTCTTTATGCCGCTCTTCTCATAGGCTCGATGGATGGCATCAATGACGAGCCCCGAGTCCATGATGGACCCGTCAACTATAGCCTCTGAAGAGAGGGGTTCCAGGGCAAGTCCGAGAAGCTGATACCCTTTCGCCCTTCCCAAGTCTTTGACCTCCACGATCTTTATAGAGTTGTCACCTATGTCCAGCCCGACCAGGTTCTTTGCTTTTCCGAATATCATTTTTTCACCTTTGAAGTTAATTTTAACTTGCAGTTACGCCAAAAGCTTAAAGCAGTGCTTTAACATAACACAAAGAAAATTTGGGTGTCAAGAATATTTTTTTCACTGCGGAGCGGTCGGTGTACCCGGATATCTTTTTTACTGATGTACACCCCAATAGATTCTAATAAAAGGTAAATCATTTTACCTCTTATTGGCAAAGTATATATCTTTAAATGATAAATTCAAGAATTTATTCCAAAAATTTTAAATTTGAGTGGCGCTATTGACAGCCTTCAATCAATCTTATAAATTTTAAGGTTTAAAAATTACTGATAAGAGAGGATGTTGTGTCAAGAGTCTGCGAGATATGCGGGAAAAAGCCCCAGTTCGGTCATAGTATCAGCCACGCCCACAATGTGACTCGGAAGATCTGGCATCCCAATCTGAAGAGCGTCAGGATCATCGAGAACGGAACGGTCAGGAGAGCAAAGATCTGCACGAGATGCCTGAGATCCGGGAGAGTGGTCAAGGCTATATCCTAGCCGGCGATTATGGCAATGGCATCGATTTCTACTTTCGATCCCTTCGGAAGGGAGGCTACACCCACCGTCGATCGCGCCGGAGGATTCACTCCAAAGAACTTTGAATAGACTGCATTCATTCCTTCAAAGTCGTTCAAATCGGTAAGAAAAACCGTTGTTCGGACGACGTCGAGCAAAGTGGCAGCCGAGTCCTCGAGAAGGGCAGTTAGATTTCTTATTACAAGCTCCGTTTGCTCTTCGATTGTGCCGCTCGCCATCTGACCGGTGGTCGGGTCAAGAGGGATCTGCCCGGATATGAATATCATGTTCCCCACTTTAACTGCCGGAGAGTAAGGGCCAATGGCCCTCGGCCCCTTTGACGAATGGATTATTTTCTTCATAAACCCTCCTCTTTTAGATTCGCTCGACATTATGGACACCTTTCACTCCCTCGATCCTCTTCATGATCCTGCTCAGATGCTCCATGTCATGGATATCCAAGACGAGGTTGATCTCTCCCCTCTTTTCCTCTAGGCTTTTCGCTCCCAGATCCCTTATGTTGGTTCTCTCATCCGAGATGGCCGAAACTATCTTAGCCAGTATCCCCTGCCGGTCATCCATCTGGATGCGGAGTCTCACCTCATAGATCGTTTCCTCCCTCCTTTCCCATTCGACCGCTATCCTTCTCTCTGAATCGTAGAGCAGTTTCTCCACATTATGACAGGAGACGGAATGAACGGAAACCCCTTTCCCTCGCGTGATGTATCCTACGATTTCTTCTCCCATGATGGGATTGCAGCATTTCGCCAGATAGACCATGACGTCTCCCATCCCCTTCACCTTAACTCTCTTATCACCCAAGCCCAGGACCTTCTTGACGACCTTCGAGATGGCAAATTCTCTTCCTTCCCTCTCCTTCAGCTTCTCGGGGGGAACGAGCCGCGAGACGAGATGATGGGCTGTAACCTTCCCGAGCCCAACGGCGACAAAGAAATCGTCAAGGGATCTGAAGCCCAAGAATTCGAGCGCTTTTTCCAGGTTTTCATCTTCGCCGGATAGCTTTTTCAGGTCCATCCTGTACTTTTTGAATTCCTTCTCGCAGATCTCCCGTCCCAGGGTGATACTCTTGTTCCTCTCGCTCGCGATGAGATAGCTTCTGATCTTGTTCTTGGCTCGCGACGTCGTGGCGATGTTCAGCCAGTCGCGGCTCGGTCGATGCCCAGCAGACGTAATGATCTCGACGCGATCTCCACTCTGGAGTAAGGTCCTCAACGGGACGAGCTTTCCGTTGATTCTCGCACCTACGCATTGATGGCCAACATCTGTATGAATGGCATAGGCAAAATCTATAGGCGTCGCCCCTTTCGGAAAAGAAAGAATTTTCCCTTTGGGCGTGAAAGCATAGACCTCATCCGGATAGAGATCGACCTTAACGACCTTCAGAAACTCCCTGGGGTCCTTGACCTCCTGCTGCCATTCCATGAGCTGCCTCAACCACTGGACGTTGGTCAGGTCCCTCTCTCTGAGCTTTGCCTTTTCCTTGTACCTCCAGTGAGCGGCAACTCCTTCCTCCGCTATCCTGTGCATATCTTCAGTTCGGATCTGTACCTCGAAAGTCTCCCCATTTTGTGTGATCACCGAAGTGTGAAGGGATTGATACATGTTGGGTTTGGGCATGGCAATGAAGTCCTTGAATCTTCCCGGGACAGGCTTCCAGATGCTGTGCATGATCCCAAGGATGGCATAGCAGTCTCTGACCGTCCTGGTGATGATACGAAAGGCTACAAGATCATAGATTTGATCGAACGTGATCTGCTGATCCTTCATCTTTCTATGGATGCTGTATGGGCTCTTGATCCTGCCATGGATCTCAACCGGGATGTTCTGCTCGCTAAAGGTCTGTCTCAGGGTTCTGCTGATCTCTTCGATAAAAAGGCTGCTGATCCTCTTGCTGTTCTCGATATTCCTGATCAATTCCTCGTATGCCGCTGTGTCCTGATGTTTCAGGGCCAGCTCCTCGAGCTCATCTTTAATCTTTCCAATCCCCAGCCTGTGGGCGATGGGAGCGTAGATCTCAAATGTCTCCCTGGAGATTCTCTCCCTCCTCTCAGGAGCAAGATATTGAAGCGTTCGCATGTTGTGGAGCCGATCGGCAAGCTTGACCAGGATTACCCGGAGATCGTCGACCATGGCAAGGATCATCTTTCTGAGATTCTCCGCTTCCATCTCCTCCTTCGTCCGGTATTTTTCAATTTCTCCGATTTTCGTCACTCCATTCACGATGTGAGCGATATCCTTCCCGAAAGCATCGTGCAGCGCTTTGAGTGTCATATTCGTATCCTCAAGGATGTCGTGGAGCAATCCGGAGGCGACGCAGGAGATATCCAGTTTCAGGTCAGCAAGGATGTATGCAACTTCCAGCGGATGCGTAAGATACGGCTCGCCCGAGAGCCGCACCTGACCACGGTGTTCTTTTGCCGAAAAGATGTAAGCTTTCCTCAGGAAGGAGATATCGGCTTCTGGATCATAACCTTCGACTTTCTCGACGATATCCTCGAATCGAATCATAAGAGAAGATCAAAAAGTTATGAAGATTATATGAAACCGATATGGAAAAGACAAAGGGTTATTTCTTTCCCAGAAAGATCTCTTTCCAGACGATGAGGATCGGGCTGGCGATATATATGGAAGAATAGGTTCCCACGACGATGCCCACGAAGAGAACGAAGGCAAAGGGATTGATGACCTCGCCGCCAAGAAAGAAGAGGGCAATGACAACCACCCAGGTAAGCATTGATGTGATGACTGTCCGGCTCAGCGTCTGATTGATGCTCAGATTGATGAGCGCTTCGAAATCCATCCCAACCTTGAGCCGCATGTTCTCGCGGATGCGGTCGAAGACGACGATCGTGTCGTTGACGGAATATCCCACCAGAGTCAGGAAGGATGCAACGACCGGAAGATTGAACTCTTTCCCGAAGATGGAGAACAGGCCCAGCGTGATGAGGACGTCATGGAAGAGGGCGATGATAGCTGCGAGACCCCACTGGAACTGAAACCTGATCCATATATAGATGAGCATGCCAACCAGGGATCCCGCAATGGCTAGAAGCGCTTTGTTTCTAAGCTCAGGAGCCACGACAGGACCGATGAATTCTATGCGCCTCACTGAGAAATCTCCAAAGAAGGATCTCTCCTTCAGGAACAGGGCAATTTCCGGAGTCATTTCGGGAAGATTCTGCATCTCGGCGGAATCCTTTATGATCCCGGCATGATCGTCCCTGTACTTCAGGATCGCTTCTGCCAGATCCGATGCCCGATCCTCTCCTATTCCTGGAAAAGCGGAGAGTACAGCCTTGATCATGCTGGCATCGGCTATGTTCAAGTCTATGAGCCCATCCTTGACTTTCTGCATCTGAGACTCGTCTCTCAGGGAGTTCAGGATCGTCTCCGCCGATTCTCCCTTCTCCGCAATGAGAGGCATTCGAATCATTATCTCGTTTTCCTGGTCTTTAATCTGCTGGATCTGGGCTTTCCCCAATCCTTCTCTGCCGAGCTTATCCCTTATCTCCTGAACGGATCTTTCCTGGATGAATCTGATCCTGACTTCCGTTCCTCCACTGAATTCGATCCCCATGTTAACTCCCTTAAGAAAAAGAGAAACGACTCCGATCACGATCATGACAACGGAGATGGAGATCCAGATGTATTTCCTGCCCATGAAGTCGATCTTAGTATCCTTGAAAAATTGCATCATTCCCTCTCTATATCTATATGCTCAACTTTTTGATCTGCATGCCGCTCAGAACATGGTCGAAGATTGTCTTCGATACGAAGACGGCTGTGAACATGCTGATGACGATTCCTATGCTAAGGGTCACCGCGAAGCCTCTCACTGGTCCGGTTCCGTACTGGAAGAGGAAAAGTGCCGCAATCAGGGTTGTTACATTTGTGTCAATGATGGTGATCAGTGCTCGCGAGAACCCGGCATCCACAGCAGATTTTACAGTCTTCCCGACGCGCAACTCTTCCCTGATCCTCTCGAAGATCAGGACATTCGCATCTACTGCCATACCTATAGTCAGGATCAAGCCAGCGATCCCGGGCAGCGTGAGCGTCGCCTTGAAGTAAGCCATGGCTCCGAGGAGGATGAGGACGTTCAGGAGGAGAGCTGCGATAGCGTTAATACCGGATAGTCGGTAGTAGAAGGTTATGAAGATGATGATTGCTGCGAATCCTATTAGACCTGCCCTGATCCCTCGCTTTATGGAATCAACTCCAAGTGAGGGACCGACAGTCCTCTGTTCCAGAATTTCCATCCCTGCCGGAAGGGCGCCCGACCTGAGCTTCAGGGCAAGGTCTTCAGCCTCATGAATACTGAATCCTCCTTCGATGATTCCAGAATCGGAGATGACCGCCTGGATGACCGGAGCCGATACGATCTTCCTGTCGAGCAGGATGGCCATTCTCTTATGCAGATATTCCCTTGTCGCCTGCTCGAATCGTTTGCCAGCATCGGTCGTCAGGAAGAAGTCGACGGCAGGTTCCCCCCAGCGATTCTGCCCCCTTCGCGCAGTCTTCAGGTCGCTCCCCGCAATGGTCGATACTTTCTTGAGCGGCCAGTAGAGCGTTACCCTCCGTCCATCACTGGTAATGACGTCCTGGGTGTAGATTTCCGTATCGCCAGGGATACTTCCGCCGAACCACTGGAGGAGGATCTCCTTGCTATCCGGAGGATTGAATTCGGTCATTCCTGGCGGGTAAGTGACCGCCTTCCATTCGAGAAGCGCCTGGGATTGGATCAGGCTAATGACCCTCTCAGGATTTTCCACTCCAGGTAGCTGGATTAGAATCCTGTCTCCTCCGGCTACTCCCTCCCTCTGGATGGTTGGATCCGTCACCCCGAACTGGTCCACTCTGTTTCTTATAGTCTCAAGTGATTGCCGGCAAGCGAGGTCCTCTATATAGTTTGCAGTAGCTTGAGGCATCGTCAGAGTCCACACGCCGCCCCCTCTGTTGCTGAAATCCCAGCCAGAGTACTGGTTTTCAAGGAGCTTATCCACCTGATCGTACTGGGTCGCCTCAATCCCTTCTATCTTTACCGTTCGCTCATCTTCTCTTCCTATAGTTTTATAGATTATTCCGGCATCCTTGAAATGCTGCTCCAACCTCTGCGCGACGAGATTGACCTCTGCCCGGATGGCATCTGCCGTCTTGACCCTCATCACAAGATGCATCCCACCTTTCAGATCGAGGCCTAGGCTGATCTTCTTCTTTGGAGGAAAAATGAGATATATGGACAGAGCCACGACGGCGATTATGATCAGGTTCTTCCATAGATACTTTTTCTGCATCTCCAATCCTTTCTAACTTTCAGTGGCTTCTTCGTGGCTTACCAGGCCCACGATGGCGTTCTTGGCAACATCGATCTTGATCTTATCGGCGATGCGAAGCTGAATGATCTGGTCCGAAATGCCGACGACCGTACCGTAGATCCCCCCGCTTGTGACCACCCTGTCGCCATTCTTCAGGTTTTTGATCATTTCCTGAAGCTTCTTCTGCTTCTTCCTTGCCGGCGCGATCAGCAGAAAATAGAAGACGACGAATATGAGGATGATCGGGATGAGCGATATGAAGAGGTTGCCTTGTTCTCCTTGTGCTGGAGCCATGATGACCTCAGGGAACGAGCCGAACAATAATAGAGTCGAGAAATTCATAATCAATGTTCCATCCTTCTTCGCCTTTGCTGAGTGTTATTTAAATTTCAAAGTTTTTATGATGTTATATTTATAAAATATTGTCAAGAATATGCAGCATATTTATTTAAACTCCCACCTTTCTTTATAGAACCATCATGTTTTTCAAGGACCTATGGACTCTTTGCCCGATTTTTTTCATAATGTGGGATAAATGGACGAGAACTGCAGGATCGACAGGAAAAACGATTCTCATTTTCTCTATTTCCCTCTGCTGGAGCGTATGCCCCATGTTCGACATGTTCTCTTCCTGAATCACTCCAGGCTGTATCCGGGAAAAGATAGGGCTTTGCGCAACTGCCTCTCAGAAGAGGATCTCTCTGGAGGGGAGCTCTTGAAAGCCCTGGATCTGCCGGCATCGGCCCTGGTCTCCCTGCAACAGGTTCACGGGAAACGCTGCATTGCGGTATCAGAAAGAAATGCCTCGCTGGTTCAGAGTTCAGAAGGGGACTGCCTGATTACTTCGGAGAAGGGAATTGCCATAGCCGTGCATACGGCTGATTGCTTTCCCGTGATGATCGTCGATGCTGAAGCGAAAGCTGTCGCCTGCATCCATGCAGGCTGGCGAGGAATCGCAAGCGGCATAATCGAGGTGGCACTCGAACGAATGATGGAGGTTTACTCCTGCCGGATGAATGAAATGGTTGTCACCATCGGACCGGGGATCGAGAAGTGCTGCTATACAGTAAGGGAGGACCTCCTCGATGCATTCCAAAAGCAGGGAGTTGCTTTGGAGCGCTTCATAACAGGCGACGGTGATAGATCGTTCCGCCTCTCTCTTCGGGAGATCATTCAGGATAAGCTCCAGCGATCGGGAGTAAAACACCATGAGATCCATCACACAGGATTGTGCACCTGCTGCTCTCCCCTGAATCTTCCATCTTACAGAAGAGATGGAATGGCAGCAGGATGCATCCTCTCGGCTATCATGCTCCTTTGAGAAGAAATGAGGATTGCCAGTTGACAGTGAGGAGCCTTTCTCTGATAATCTGATGATCTGACTATCTAAACGTTAAGGAAGAAGGAACGATGAGGAAGAGATATTCATCAATCATCGATAATGCAATCAGGGATCACGTTTCGCTCGTCGAAGCCTTTTTCAAAGAAGGTCTCAGTAAGCTTGTGACTCTCGGCGATGCGATCGCCTCATCGCTCGAGGCAGGCGGCAAAGTTCTTCTTTTCGGAAATGGCGGCAGCGCAGCCGATGCCCAGCATATCGCCGCAGAGCTCGTCAACAGGCTCGAGAAAAACAGAAAGGCTATTCCTGCGATCGCGCTCACAACGGACAGCTCGATCATCACGAGCATCGCGAACGATATTTCGTTTCGCGCAATATTCGCCAGGCAGATAGAAGCTCTCGGCAAAGCCGGGGATATCGCTATCGGGATCAGCACGAGCGGAAAATCTAGAAATGTTTACCTGGGACTCAAGACGGCTTCACGAATGGGGCTCGCAACGGCTGCTCTTCTGGGTCGTGATGGTGGGGAGATCAAGAGCGTCGCATCCATTCCGATTATCGTCAGGGGAAAAGATACCCAGAGGATCCAGGAGGTTCACGCCATCATCGGCCACCTTATCTGCCAGATCGTCGAAACCCGACTTATCCAAGGCAAACGCTATTAAAGGCCGCCGAGCAGCACCTTCACAGCTTCAGCATCGGGGGAACCCGGATTGAGATCTACGAACTTCTTGAAGTGGCTCTTGGCCTCTTCTATTTTCCCTGATGCGAGAAGGAGATAGCCAAGCTGCAAATGTGCTCCTGCATGATTCGGATTCAACTCAACGGCTTTTTGGAAAGCCTCCATAGCATTAGCCTTGTCACTTGCCGTGATATTCTTCTTGTTGATGATGGAGACCCCCACATTGTAGTAGATGGTATCGGCATTCCTGGGGTTCAGTTCGATGACTTTCCTGTAGGCTTGCTCCGATCTGGTGTAATCCCCTTTCCTGCTGTAGATCCTCCCGAGAGCGATGTATGCATTGACATCGTCAGGATATTGCTCGATGATCTTCTGATATACCGCTTCGGCGTTCCCCTCTTGGCCACTCTCCATGTACAGCTCAGCCAGCCCGCTCAGGACTCTGGAGCTGTCAGGAGAGATCTCCAGCTCCTTCTTCAGCTCTTCTACCGCTGATGGAATCTCTCCCTTCTTTCTAAGGATGTTCGCGAGCGAATAGTGCATCATGGGAAGTTTTGGATCTATGGCCAGGGCCTTTCTCAGAGATTCCGCTGCATCATCAAGCCTTTTCAGTTCCATGAAGATTTTGCTCATCTCCAGATAGATGGTGGCGCTTTTCTCCTCCGTGGAAGCCTTTTCATAGAGCTCTATCGATTCCTCCAGTTTTCCCTGCGAGTAAAGGGAGCGAGCCCTGTCAAGTGTGGAGAGCTGGATGACCTCAGGGGGAGCAGTTGCCGCATCTTCGCCGGCAATCTCCACGATACCCTGTTCAAAAGAGGATCTGGGAGCAACAATGAAATCTATGATGACCTTGCCCCCCGGTTTAGCTATGATCTGGGGATGGTTCTGCGTGATTCCAAGATCCGTGTCCACGTTTGTTAAGAGTTCTTTCCTGGAATCCCTGCTCTCCACCTTGATGTGCCTCACGAGGTATCCCTCTATGATGGGATACATCCTCCATGTCCCTGGTTCATGATATAGAAGCATGGGGTTATAGAACTCCCCCCTTTTGTTCGTCATCATCTCCGTCTTAACGCCAGCAATGGCCACATGCTCGCAGACTATCTTCACCTTTGCCATGGGATTCCCCTGGTCATCCTTGACTGTCCCTTCCACCTCAGTAGTCTGAGCAAAGACAGGAATCCAGACCAAAAAAAGAGAGAGGATCATCATTATGATCTTTCTCATACTCGCTCCACCGGTGAGGAGAGATTCATCACATTTATCCCTTCATGATGATCACAATTAAAAAAATTATATATTGCCCTGACGGGTTGTGCAACGATCAGATCTTCTTAACATAGATGCTGGATGCGATTGGATAATCGATGGCGATTGTGGTCTCACCGATCTCGATGACGAATGAGGGGTTTCTCTGATGCATCTTGACGATGGAACCGGGGATGATCCCGAGCGCGCTCAACTTGTTGAGGCGGTCATGATGTTTGGGAGCTATGAAGACAATCTTGCCTTTTTCTCCAAGCTGAAGATTGGTTAAAGGCTTTACGAGAGGTTCCAGTTCCGTTTTAAGAACGCTGCAACATTGCCCCGATGGAATCACCTTTCCGTGCGGGCAATGCGAGGGGTGGCTCAGGAACGTGCAGACAGAATCCGTGACGGAGGGGGAGAGGATGTGCTCGAACTCGCATGCCTGACTTTCCACATCTTCTTCTGAAACTTCAAAGAGGGTGGACAGCAGCAACTCGGCAAGCCTGTGCCTCCTGATGATCTCCTTTGCCAGATCCTCGCCTCTTTCCGTCAACTCTATCTTCTCCGTCTCCCACCTGATAAGCCTATTCCTGGCCATTTCCTGAAGGAATTCCCCGGAAGGACTTACCTTGGTCCTCTTCTGGAGTTCGGAATAGGACACTTCTCCTTCTTCCTGCATGGTCCAAATCTCCTCCAGAAGCTCCTCAATGTTCTTATCCATCATTCACCTTCTCTTCTTTTTGCTCAATCCAAATATCTTCCTGAACAAACTCGCTATTTTCGATTCATCCGGGAATTGATAGTTGCACCTGGGACACCAGATGATATCACATCCGGAATGAAGCGGGCATGCTGAACAGGGGATTTCCCCTTTCTCAAATCTATGCCCGCAAAGCGGACACTTATATATCTTCTCATTCGAGGACAACATCTAACCACCTGAGAACGAAATTTAAGAGTCCACCGATCAGAATGGCAAAGGGGAAGATGAATGCAGCCACGATTGCAGCAACTTTTAGACCTTTTTCTTTTATAATCATGAAGAAGTTGGCTATGCAGGGAATGAAGAGCGTGATGGTGACGAGGCTGACCACGATCTGCACGGGGTCGAGGAGAGCTTCCTCCGCCATCCGGTACAGTCCTGCAGCACCAAAATCCCTCCTGAGGAAGCCGATCAGAAAAGATTCGGCTGCCTTTTCAGGCAGTCCGAGGAAGCCGCTGACGATGGGTGCGGCCACTTTCTCGGAGACCAGCAGGATCCCCAGTCTGTCGGATACAAAGAGTATGACTGTTCCTAGAATGAAGAGAGGAACCGCTTCTTTGAGATACCATTCCATCCTCGCCAGCGTCTTGGTGATCAGGTTGGAGATCTTCGGCCATCGCAGCGGCGGGATCTCCAGGATGAAATCGGAACTCTTCCCCGGGATGATCTTCGATGCGAGT is a genomic window of Acidobacteriota bacterium containing:
- the pilO gene encoding type 4a pilus biogenesis protein PilO, with amino-acid sequence MLKNLPYWGKLVLVLALSAAVILIAWRFYPNFSEMNKDINDMQAKLEKKQQEIKKGQAIEAKLPEFEREIANLEEKLGYLRQILPTEPETGDLLKDIKSLADRANLELKLFDPESFKQQEFYKEFPIKMEIIGGYHDLGIFFDQIGKYSRIVNITNVLINAVWGGSVKTIKSSFIATTFIYIEESEKEKKEIKK
- a CDS encoding PilN domain-containing protein, with the translated sequence MIKINLLAERRPAKERAPIITIERGEGWWRGLILIGIIVLSFIVVAGWYYSLDRQTRRLKAENERADKELKRLEEVRKKGDLYQKRRDLLERKVNIILQLKKNQTVPVLILDQISRNLPDFLWLDSLSEKSNVITLNGKATTYTAVSNFYNNLNQSAYFNNVSLGQTKEIPEGVSFQLSCTFVPEGKQPQEATKEM
- the pilM gene encoding type IV pilus assembly protein PilM, producing MIFGKAKNLVGLDIGDNSIKIVEVKDLGRAKGYQLLGLALEPLSSEAIVDGSIMDSGLVIDAIHRAYEKSGIKNKNLATALSGHSVIIKRISLPVMSKEELAESIRWEAEQYIPFDIEDVNIDYQILEGVSLSGEGNMDVLLAAVKKERINDYVSVLSQAGLNPLVVDVDAFALQNAYEANYDVEPQDNIALIDMGASVTTIVIMKGANSVFWRDISIGGNQYTDAIQKELNLTAEQAEKLKCGEDLEKVSFESVFPIISSVTSDVISEIQKTVDFFKATTAIDEAISKIVVTGGASQIYNFRQAFTDRFGVSVEILNPFRKIIANTRDFPPELLNKMASSACVAVGLALRKAGEK
- the rpmB gene encoding 50S ribosomal protein L28, whose product is MSRVCEICGKKPQFGHSISHAHNVTRKIWHPNLKSVRIIENGTVRRAKICTRCLRSGRVVKAIS
- a CDS encoding RidA family protein translates to MKKIIHSSKGPRAIGPYSPAVKVGNMIFISGQIPLDPTTGQMASGTIEEQTELVIRNLTALLEDSAATLLDVVRTTVFLTDLNDFEGMNAVYSKFFGVNPPARSTVGVASLPKGSKVEIDAIAIIAG
- a CDS encoding bifunctional (p)ppGpp synthetase/guanosine-3',5'-bis(diphosphate) 3'-pyrophosphohydrolase, encoding MIRFEDIVEKVEGYDPEADISFLRKAYIFSAKEHRGQVRLSGEPYLTHPLEVAYILADLKLDISCVASGLLHDILEDTNMTLKALHDAFGKDIAHIVNGVTKIGEIEKYRTKEEMEAENLRKMILAMVDDLRVILVKLADRLHNMRTLQYLAPERRERISRETFEIYAPIAHRLGIGKIKDELEELALKHQDTAAYEELIRNIENSKRISSLFIEEISRTLRQTFSEQNIPVEIHGRIKSPYSIHRKMKDQQITFDQIYDLVAFRIITRTVRDCYAILGIMHSIWKPVPGRFKDFIAMPKPNMYQSLHTSVITQNGETFEVQIRTEDMHRIAEEGVAAHWRYKEKAKLRERDLTNVQWLRQLMEWQQEVKDPREFLKVVKVDLYPDEVYAFTPKGKILSFPKGATPIDFAYAIHTDVGHQCVGARINGKLVPLRTLLQSGDRVEIITSAGHRPSRDWLNIATTSRAKNKIRSYLIASERNKSITLGREICEKEFKKYRMDLKKLSGEDENLEKALEFLGFRSLDDFFVAVGLGKVTAHHLVSRLVPPEKLKEREGREFAISKVVKKVLGLGDKRVKVKGMGDVMVYLAKCCNPIMGEEIVGYITRGKGVSVHSVSCHNVEKLLYDSERRIAVEWERREETIYEVRLRIQMDDRQGILAKIVSAISDERTNIRDLGAKSLEEKRGEINLVLDIHDMEHLSRIMKRIEGVKGVHNVERI
- the secF gene encoding protein translocase subunit SecF encodes the protein MMQFFKDTKIDFMGRKYIWISISVVMIVIGVVSLFLKGVNMGIEFSGGTEVRIRFIQERSVQEIRDKLGREGLGKAQIQQIKDQENEIMIRMPLIAEKGESAETILNSLRDESQMQKVKDGLIDLNIADASMIKAVLSAFPGIGEDRASDLAEAILKYRDDHAGIIKDSAEMQNLPEMTPEIALFLKERSFFGDFSVRRIEFIGPVVAPELRNKALLAIAGSLVGMLIYIWIRFQFQWGLAAIIALFHDVLITLGLFSIFGKEFNLPVVASFLTLVGYSVNDTIVVFDRIRENMRLKVGMDFEALINLSINQTLSRTVITSMLTWVVVIALFFLGGEVINPFAFVLFVGIVVGTYSSIYIASPILIVWKEIFLGKK